The following are from one region of the Escherichia sp. E4742 genome:
- the speA gene encoding biosynthetic arginine decarboxylase translates to MSDDMSMSLPSSAGEHGVLRSMQEVAMSSQEASKMLRTYNIAWWGNNYYDVNELGHISVCPDPDVPEARVDLAQLVKTREAQGQRLPALFCFPQILQHRLRSINAAFKRARESYGYNGDYFLVYPIKVNQHRRVIESLIHSGEPLGLEAGSKAELMAVLAHAGMTRSVIVCNGYKDREYIRLALIGEKMGHKVYLVIEKMSEIAIVLDEAERLNVVPRLGVRARLASQGSGKWQSSGGEKSKFGLAATQVLQLVETLREAGRLDSLQLLHFHLGSQMANIRDIATGVRESARFYVELHKLGVNIQCFDVGGGLGVDYEGTRSQSDCSVNYGLNEYANNIIWAIGDACEENGLPHPTVITESGRAVTAHHTVLVSNIIGVERNEYTVPTAPAEDAPRALQSMWETWQEMHEPGTRRSLREWLHDSQMDLHDIHIGYSSGTFSLQERAWAEQLYLSMCHEVQKQLDPQNRAHRPIIDELQERMADKMYVNFSLFQSMPDAWGIDQLFPVLPLEGLDQVPERRAVLLDITCDSDGAIDHYIDGDGIATTMPMPEYDPENPPMLGFFMVGAYQEILGNMHNLFGDTEAVDVFVFPDGSVEVELSDEGDTVADMLQYVQLDPKTLLTQFRDQVKKTDLDAELQQQFLEEFEAGLYGYTYLEDE, encoded by the coding sequence ATGTCTGACGACATGTCTATGAGTTTGCCTTCGTCAGCGGGCGAACACGGTGTACTACGCTCCATGCAGGAGGTTGCAATGAGCTCCCAGGAAGCCAGCAAGATGCTGCGTACCTACAATATTGCCTGGTGGGGCAATAACTACTATGACGTTAACGAGCTGGGCCACATCAGCGTGTGCCCGGACCCGGACGTCCCGGAAGCTCGCGTCGATCTCGCGCAGTTGGTGAAAACCCGTGAAGCACAGGGCCAGCGTCTGCCTGCACTGTTCTGTTTCCCGCAGATCCTGCAGCACCGTTTGCGTTCCATAAACGCCGCGTTTAAACGTGCGCGGGAATCCTACGGCTATAACGGCGATTACTTCCTCGTTTATCCAATTAAAGTTAACCAGCATCGCCGCGTGATTGAGTCCCTGATTCATTCTGGCGAACCGCTGGGACTGGAAGCAGGCTCGAAAGCAGAGTTGATGGCGGTGTTGGCGCATGCTGGCATGACCCGCAGCGTCATCGTCTGTAATGGTTATAAAGACCGCGAATATATCCGCCTGGCATTAATTGGCGAGAAGATGGGCCACAAGGTCTATCTGGTCATTGAGAAGATGTCAGAAATCGCCATTGTGCTGGATGAAGCAGAACGTCTGAATGTCGTTCCTCGTCTGGGCGTGCGTGCACGTCTGGCTTCGCAGGGATCGGGTAAATGGCAGTCCTCCGGTGGGGAAAAATCGAAGTTCGGCCTGGCAGCGACTCAGGTACTGCAACTGGTTGAAACGTTGCGTGAAGCCGGGCGTCTCGACAGCCTGCAACTGCTGCACTTCCACCTTGGTTCGCAGATGGCGAATATTCGCGATATCGCCACGGGCGTTCGTGAATCAGCCCGCTTCTATGTTGAGCTGCACAAGCTGGGCGTCAATATTCAGTGCTTCGACGTCGGCGGCGGTCTGGGCGTGGACTATGAAGGTACTCGTTCGCAGTCCGACTGTTCGGTGAACTACGGCCTCAATGAATATGCCAACAACATCATCTGGGCGATTGGTGATGCGTGTGAAGAAAATGGTCTGCCGCATCCGACGGTAATCACCGAATCGGGTCGTGCGGTGACTGCGCATCACACCGTGCTGGTGTCTAATATCATCGGCGTGGAACGTAACGAATATACGGTGCCGACCGCGCCCGCAGAAGATGCGCCGCGCGCACTGCAAAGCATGTGGGAAACCTGGCAGGAGATGCACGAACCGGGAACTCGCCGTTCTCTGCGTGAATGGTTACACGACAGCCAGATGGATCTGCACGACATTCATATCGGCTACTCTTCCGGCACCTTTAGCCTGCAAGAACGCGCATGGGCTGAGCAGCTTTATTTGAGCATGTGCCATGAAGTGCAGAAGCAGCTGGATCCGCAAAACCGTGCGCATCGTCCGATTATCGACGAGCTGCAGGAACGTATGGCGGACAAAATGTATGTCAACTTCTCGCTGTTCCAGTCGATGCCGGATGCGTGGGGGATCGACCAGTTGTTCCCGGTACTGCCGCTGGAAGGGCTGGATCAAGTGCCGGAACGCCGCGCTGTGCTGCTGGATATTACCTGTGACTCTGACGGTGCTATCGACCACTATATTGATGGTGACGGTATTGCCACGACAATGCCTATGCCGGAGTACGATCCGGAGAATCCGCCGATGCTCGGTTTCTTTATGGTCGGCGCATATCAGGAGATCCTCGGCAACATGCACAACCTGTTCGGTGATACCGAAGCGGTTGACGTGTTCGTGTTCCCTGACGGTAGTGTAGAAGTGGAACTGTCTGACGAAGGCGATACCGTGGCGGACATGCTGCAATATGTACAGCTCGATCCGAAAACGCTGTTAACCCAGTTCCGTGATCAAGTGAAGAAAACCGATCTGGATGCTGAGCTGCAACAA
- the yqgB gene encoding acid stress response protein YqgB — MKKKPVAQSERQHTLLENPCAYGLLSQFQAAIVVNCFTLNKII, encoded by the coding sequence ATGAAAAAGAAACCGGTTGCGCAGTCGGAGCGTCAGCATACACTGCTGGAAAATCCATGTGCTTATGGGTTGTTATCGCAGTTTCAGGCTGCGATAGTGGTTAACTGTTTTACACTTAATAAAATAATTTGA
- the metK gene encoding methionine adenosyltransferase, whose product MAKHLFTSESVSEGHPDKIADQISDAVLDAILEQDPKARVACETYVKTGMVLVGGEITTSAWVDIEEITRNTVREIGYVHSDMGFDANSCAVLSAIGKQSPDINQGVDRADPLEQGAGDQGLMFGYATNETDVLMPAPITYAHRLVQRQAEVRKNGTLPWLRPDAKSQVTFQYDDGKIVGIDAVVLSTQHSEDIDQKSLQEAVMEEIIKPILPAEWLTSATKFFINPTGRFVIGGPMGDCGLTGRKIIVDTYGGMARHGGGAFSGKDPSKVDRSAAYAARYVAKNIVAAGLADRCEIQVSYAIGVAEPTSIMVETFGTEKVPSEQLTLLVREFFDLRPYGLIQMLDLLHPIYKETAAYGHFGREHFPWEKTDKAQLLREAAGLK is encoded by the coding sequence ATGGCAAAACACCTTTTTACGTCCGAGTCCGTCTCTGAAGGGCATCCTGACAAAATTGCTGACCAAATCTCTGATGCCGTTTTAGACGCGATCCTCGAACAGGATCCGAAAGCACGCGTTGCTTGCGAAACCTACGTAAAAACCGGCATGGTTTTAGTTGGCGGTGAAATCACCACCAGCGCCTGGGTAGACATCGAAGAGATCACCCGTAACACCGTTCGCGAAATTGGCTATGTACATTCCGACATGGGCTTTGACGCTAACTCCTGTGCGGTTCTGAGCGCCATCGGCAAACAGTCTCCTGACATCAACCAGGGTGTTGACCGTGCCGATCCGCTGGAACAGGGCGCGGGTGACCAGGGTCTGATGTTTGGTTACGCAACCAACGAAACCGACGTGCTGATGCCAGCACCTATCACCTATGCACACCGTCTGGTACAGCGTCAGGCTGAAGTGCGTAAAAACGGCACTCTGCCGTGGCTGCGCCCGGACGCGAAAAGCCAGGTGACTTTCCAGTATGACGACGGCAAAATCGTCGGCATCGATGCTGTAGTACTTTCCACTCAGCACTCTGAAGATATCGACCAGAAATCGCTGCAAGAAGCGGTAATGGAAGAGATCATCAAGCCGATTCTGCCCGCTGAATGGCTGACTTCCGCAACCAAGTTCTTCATCAACCCGACCGGTCGTTTTGTTATCGGTGGCCCGATGGGTGACTGCGGTCTGACTGGTCGTAAAATTATCGTTGATACCTACGGCGGCATGGCGCGTCACGGTGGCGGTGCGTTCTCCGGTAAAGATCCATCAAAAGTGGACCGTTCCGCAGCCTACGCAGCACGTTATGTCGCGAAAAACATCGTGGCTGCTGGCCTGGCTGACCGTTGCGAAATTCAGGTTTCCTACGCAATTGGCGTGGCTGAACCGACCTCCATCATGGTGGAAACTTTCGGTACCGAGAAAGTGCCTTCTGAACAGCTGACCCTGCTGGTACGTGAGTTCTTCGACCTGCGTCCATACGGTCTGATTCAGATGCTGGATCTGCTGCACCCGATCTACAAAGAAACCGCAGCATACGGTCACTTTGGTCGCGAACATTTCCCGTGGGAAAAAACCGACAAAGCGCAACTGCTGCGTGAAGCTGCCGGTCTGAAATAA
- the yqgG gene encoding protein YqgG, with protein sequence MNRCLLLNLSHRSGEDSFPALCISALHTCRCYTHLGASQDSRAGYSY encoded by the coding sequence ATGAACCGTTGTCTGCTGCTTAACCTGTCTCACCGTTCTGGTGAAGATTCGTTCCCCGCACTCTGCATCTCTGCTTTGCATACCTGCCGATGTTATACCCATCTCGGCGCTTCTCAGGATTCAAGAGCTGGTTACAGTTACTGA